From the genome of Blautia pseudococcoides, one region includes:
- the thiS gene encoding sulfur carrier protein ThiS — MIKINGNAVRLSDPCTVGTLLLEQGYDLQRIAVERNGDILPKNRYADTNVRDGDIYEVVSFVGGG, encoded by the coding sequence ATGATAAAGATCAATGGAAATGCAGTTCGGCTTTCTGACCCATGCACCGTAGGGACACTTCTTTTGGAACAAGGTTATGACTTGCAGCGCATCGCCGTAGAGCGAAATGGTGATATCCTTCCCAAAAACCGTTACGCTGACACCAATGTCCGTGATGGAGATATTTATGAGGTTGTCAGCTTTGTAGGAGGCGGCTGA
- a CDS encoding dipeptidase has product MQIIDMHCDTISKIRRVEKEGSPASLRQNALSVDLEKMKKGGYTLQTFAIYVNWEEEPDAEAAAREILKIFRREMQQSADLISQIRTYRELEANERAGKMSALLSLEEGAIFQDSVDSLRWFQEQGVRMATLTWNYENDLGYPNCMGNPLTQEIWSWGDDRGLKEKGIRFLEELEHLHILVDVSHLSDGGFWDVAKHSTRPFLASHSNARGLAKASARNLTDDMIRTLAGRGGVMGLNYAVSFMRPAWKPGENGTTVEEIIQMADYITNVGGTECLGLGSDYDGILELPEISDCSRIQFLAEQMEKHGFTYSQTEKILGGNVRRFLKENLF; this is encoded by the coding sequence ATGCAGATCATAGACATGCATTGTGACACCATCAGCAAGATCCGCCGGGTGGAAAAAGAGGGCAGTCCCGCCAGCCTCCGCCAAAATGCCCTCAGTGTGGATTTGGAAAAAATGAAAAAAGGGGGTTATACCCTGCAGACCTTTGCTATTTACGTCAACTGGGAGGAAGAGCCGGACGCGGAGGCAGCCGCCAGAGAAATCCTGAAAATCTTTCGGCGGGAAATGCAGCAAAGCGCAGACCTGATTTCCCAGATCAGAACCTACAGGGAGCTGGAAGCAAACGAAAGAGCAGGAAAGATGTCAGCCCTTCTCTCCCTGGAGGAGGGCGCCATATTCCAGGACTCTGTGGATTCCCTCAGATGGTTCCAGGAACAGGGAGTCAGAATGGCAACCCTGACCTGGAACTATGAAAACGATCTTGGGTATCCCAACTGCATGGGCAATCCCTTAACCCAGGAAATCTGGAGCTGGGGTGATGACCGCGGATTAAAAGAAAAAGGCATCCGGTTTCTGGAAGAACTGGAGCACCTTCACATACTGGTGGATGTCTCTCACCTGTCGGACGGCGGATTCTGGGATGTGGCAAAACACTCCACCCGTCCTTTTCTTGCCAGTCACTCCAATGCAAGAGGCCTGGCAAAAGCTTCTGCCAGAAACCTCACAGACGATATGATCCGCACCCTGGCCGGCCGGGGCGGCGTCATGGGCCTGAACTATGCCGTCTCTTTCATGCGGCCTGCCTGGAAGCCGGGTGAGAACGGCACCACAGTAGAAGAGATCATACAGATGGCAGATTACATCACAAACGTGGGCGGAACCGAATGCCTGGGCCTTGGCAGCGATTACGACGGTATCCTGGAACTACCCGAAATCTCTGACTGCAGCCGGATACAGTTTTTGGCAGAGCAAATGGAAAAACACGGTTTTACATACAGCCAGACAGAAAAAATTCTGGGAGGCAATGTAAGAAGGTTCCTAAAAGAGAACCTTTTCTAG
- a CDS encoding thiazole synthase: MKDDKFILGGHQFHSRFILGSGKYNPELIHAAIENAGAEIITLAVRRANSGTDSILKHIPEGVTLLPNTSGARTAGEAVRIARLARELGCGDFVKVEVIRDSKYLLPDNQETIRATELLAKEGFIVMPYMYPDLNAARDMANAGAACIMPLGAPIGTNKGLCTKEFIRILIEEIDLPIIVDAGIGRPSQACEAMEMGAAAVMANTAIATAGHIPAMAEAFKKAVEAGRTAYLSGLGRMVNGRASASSPLTGFLEQ; the protein is encoded by the coding sequence ATGAAAGATGACAAATTTATATTGGGCGGACACCAATTCCACTCCCGTTTTATCCTTGGCTCCGGTAAATACAACCCGGAACTGATCCACGCAGCTATTGAAAACGCGGGGGCCGAGATCATCACTCTGGCCGTGCGCAGAGCCAACAGCGGTACTGACAGTATCCTGAAACATATACCGGAAGGTGTAACCCTCCTCCCCAATACCTCCGGGGCAAGGACCGCCGGGGAAGCAGTGAGGATCGCCCGTCTGGCCAGAGAACTGGGCTGCGGTGATTTTGTTAAAGTTGAAGTCATCCGCGACTCTAAATATCTGCTTCCCGACAACCAGGAGACCATCCGCGCCACAGAACTGCTGGCAAAAGAGGGATTTATTGTCATGCCTTATATGTATCCCGATCTAAATGCTGCCAGAGACATGGCAAATGCGGGAGCTGCCTGTATTATGCCCCTGGGTGCACCGATCGGCACCAACAAGGGATTGTGCACAAAAGAATTTATCCGAATACTGATTGAGGAGATTGACCTTCCCATTATCGTGGACGCAGGGATTGGCCGCCCTTCCCAGGCATGTGAAGCCATGGAAATGGGTGCCGCCGCAGTTATGGCAAATACGGCCATCGCCACTGCGGGCCACATTCCGGCTATGGCGGAAGCTTTTAAAAAGGCGGTTGAAGCAGGGCGCACCGCGTATCTCTCGGGCCTTGGGCGCATGGTAAACGGCAGGGCCAGTGCCTCCTCCCCGCTTACCGGATTTCTGGAACAATAG
- a CDS encoding WXG100 family type VII secretion target: MNAIEFDFRQAKQQAESLDDLASRLESMAANEFRDVMQNLSGHWKGENAVSYFQKGARLENELVRTVKEIHKTAESIRVTAKKVYDAEMYAKRLAEERSFRSGGGSSGGGGSSRSW, encoded by the coding sequence ATGAATGCAATAGAGTTTGATTTCCGACAGGCGAAGCAGCAGGCGGAGAGCCTGGATGATCTTGCATCCAGACTGGAAAGTATGGCAGCCAATGAATTCAGGGATGTAATGCAGAATCTTTCAGGTCATTGGAAAGGGGAAAATGCAGTCTCCTATTTTCAGAAGGGAGCCCGGCTGGAGAATGAATTGGTGAGGACTGTGAAGGAGATACATAAGACAGCGGAGAGTATCCGTGTTACGGCAAAAAAGGTATACGACGCTGAGATGTATGCCAAAAGACTGGCTGAGGAAAGGTCTTTCAGAAGCGGCGGGGGAAGCAGCGGCGGGGGAGGGAGCAGCAGGTCATGGTAG
- the thiF gene encoding sulfur carrier protein ThiS adenylyltransferase ThiF — translation MEDRHTILTKAEIEAVLTARHTLPVHRKLKHAGAAVAGLGGLGSNVAVMLARAGIGSLHLIDFDRVEPSNLNRQVYKMKHLGKYKTDALREEISEINPYIFVRTDTVKLTPDNAGAILADDKIICEAFDRAKNKAMLVNHLLEHRPDAVIVSGSGMAGHGSSNTIQTQQRMKNLYLCGDGTSDIASGIGLMAPRVTLCAAHQANMILRLILGEKDV, via the coding sequence TTGGAAGACAGACACACAATCCTTACAAAAGCTGAAATCGAGGCAGTTCTTACAGCGCGCCACACCCTTCCCGTACATAGAAAGCTTAAACATGCCGGGGCTGCCGTTGCCGGCCTTGGGGGACTGGGTTCCAATGTGGCTGTCATGCTTGCACGGGCCGGGATCGGAAGTCTTCATCTGATTGATTTTGACAGGGTAGAACCAAGTAATCTAAACCGCCAGGTCTACAAAATGAAGCACCTGGGGAAATATAAAACAGACGCGTTGAGGGAAGAGATCTCAGAGATCAATCCTTATATTTTTGTCCGTACAGATACGGTTAAACTGACGCCTGACAATGCAGGCGCCATACTTGCAGATGACAAGATCATCTGCGAAGCATTTGACAGGGCCAAAAATAAAGCCATGCTGGTCAATCATCTGCTGGAACACCGTCCGGATGCAGTTATCGTATCCGGCTCCGGCATGGCCGGTCATGGAAGCAGCAACACCATACAAACACAGCAAAGAATGAAGAACCTGTATCTTTGCGGGGACGGCACCAGCGATATCGCCTCCGGCATAGGCCTCATGGCGCCCAGAGTCACACTCTGCGCGGCGCATCAGGCTAATATGATACTGAGACTTATTCTTGGAGAAAAAGACGTATAG
- a CDS encoding WXG100 family type VII secretion target — protein MAEYIEAATEPLSADKGTMEAELNAVCAELQQLFQEMEELDSMWDGPASQAFAVQFQTDYQIMQDIIENLKGFIQCMQYAADEYNKCENTIAELISAIRI, from the coding sequence ATGGCAGAATATATAGAGGCTGCGACGGAACCGCTCAGCGCGGATAAAGGAACCATGGAGGCGGAATTGAATGCTGTGTGCGCGGAACTACAGCAGCTTTTTCAGGAAATGGAGGAGCTGGATTCTATGTGGGATGGACCTGCCAGCCAGGCGTTTGCAGTGCAGTTCCAGACCGATTACCAGATCATGCAGGACATTATAGAGAATCTGAAAGGGTTTATTCAGTGTATGCAGTATGCTGCAGATGAATATAACAAGTGTGAAAATACCATTGCTGAACTCATATCGGCAATTCGGATATAA
- a CDS encoding thiamine phosphate synthase — MDECLNGISFEKMLGVTNRGICDGDFLGRVERIAAKGPGGIVLREKDLDGEEYFELAERVLEICRRYGTACILHSWPEAALRLGCSRIHMSFDQFRLGSEKGDLPGDFAMAGVSVHSVAEAVMAERMGADYVTAGHVFLTDCKKGIPARGLPFLRSVCESVRIPVYAIGGITPGNVDSVLGAGAAGFCVMSGIMRDSVWGI, encoded by the coding sequence ATGGATGAATGTCTGAATGGGATTTCGTTTGAGAAGATGCTGGGGGTGACGAATCGGGGGATTTGTGACGGGGATTTTCTTGGGAGGGTTGAGAGGATTGCGGCGAAGGGGCCGGGGGGGATTGTGCTGAGGGAGAAGGATCTGGATGGGGAAGAATATTTTGAACTGGCTGAGAGGGTTTTGGAAATCTGCCGGAGGTATGGGACTGCCTGTATTTTGCACTCCTGGCCGGAGGCTGCGCTAAGGCTTGGGTGTTCGAGGATCCATATGTCATTTGACCAATTCCGGTTGGGTAGTGAGAAGGGAGATCTGCCGGGAGACTTTGCGATGGCCGGCGTGTCGGTTCATTCGGTGGCGGAGGCTGTTATGGCGGAAAGGATGGGAGCAGATTATGTGACGGCGGGCCATGTGTTTTTGACGGACTGTAAGAAGGGGATTCCTGCAAGAGGATTGCCTTTTTTGAGAAGTGTTTGTGAATCGGTTCGGATTCCTGTGTATGCAATTGGCGGAATCACACCTGGTAATGTGGATAGCGTGCTGGGAGCAGGGGCGGCTGGTTTTTGTGTGATGTCCGGAATCATGCGTGATTCGGTCTGGGGAATTTAG
- a CDS encoding WXG100 family type VII secretion target, whose amino-acid sequence MEGTLKVTPEQLSQTAQEFGNKAGTIGNLTSEMTNLVAGLSSSWEGEASTAYIAKFRGLEDDIQRMIRMVQEHSTDLEEMARNYMEADNFVVQETQSLSSDVIS is encoded by the coding sequence ATGGAAGGTACATTAAAAGTTACACCCGAACAGCTGTCACAGACAGCACAGGAATTTGGAAACAAAGCGGGAACGATCGGCAATCTTACCTCAGAGATGACAAATCTTGTGGCAGGTTTGTCTTCCTCCTGGGAAGGTGAGGCATCCACTGCATACATTGCGAAATTCAGAGGTTTGGAAGATGATATCCAGAGAATGATCCGCATGGTGCAGGAGCATTCCACGGATTTGGAAGAAATGGCAAGGAACTACATGGAAGCGGATAATTTTGTAGTGCAGGAGACCCAGAGCCTGTCTTCTGACGTGATATCATAA
- a CDS encoding FHA domain-containing protein — MVEVLYLLAGLLAVLLIILIFLLIRRRRKSYVVPKVKVKKGVFVNENGINVESGHLGSGDFFRGTGKERFETVCMSEELREQTFGLRRKQIRLTEVTDGRVYQSVFANGLIIGRKEMDQEGYPSLMILDTSISGKHCRIFMHGDTVYVEDIGSTNKTFLNGREITSAQPIQNGDVLRLGRKEFRVKMW; from the coding sequence ATGGTAGAAGTATTGTATCTGCTGGCTGGTTTACTTGCAGTTTTGCTCATTATTCTGATCTTCCTGCTTATCCGGAGGCGGAGAAAGTCTTATGTAGTTCCAAAAGTAAAGGTAAAAAAAGGTGTCTTTGTAAATGAGAACGGTATTAATGTGGAAAGCGGACATCTGGGCAGCGGAGATTTTTTTCGTGGTACGGGAAAAGAGAGATTTGAGACAGTCTGTATGAGCGAAGAATTAAGAGAGCAGACCTTTGGCCTTCGGAGAAAGCAGATCCGTCTGACAGAAGTTACAGATGGCAGGGTGTATCAATCAGTTTTTGCAAATGGTCTGATCATAGGCAGAAAAGAGATGGATCAGGAGGGATATCCCAGTCTCATGATACTGGACACCTCTATATCAGGAAAACACTGCCGTATTTTTATGCATGGAGATACTGTATATGTAGAGGATATAGGGTCAACCAATAAAACCTTTCTAAATGGAAGAGAAATAACTTCTGCCCAGCCGATACAGAATGGTGATGTACTCAGGCTGGGCAGGAAGGAGTTCCGGGTGAAGATGTGGTGA
- a CDS encoding helix-turn-helix domain-containing protein, whose amino-acid sequence MELKNDYNLTVGLRIREIREALHLTREQFSEICDISDSFLADIERGKKSITIKTLNKICTGANISADYIVFGNKSDFASDAIIEILRALPHDKLVSALVILNEYARAVKD is encoded by the coding sequence ATGGAGCTTAAAAATGATTACAACCTTACCGTAGGACTTCGGATACGAGAAATTCGTGAAGCTCTTCACCTGACGCGGGAACAGTTCAGCGAAATTTGTGATATATCAGACAGTTTCTTGGCTGATATTGAGCGCGGAAAAAAAAGTATAACAATCAAGACGTTAAACAAAATCTGCACCGGAGCCAATATCAGTGCAGATTATATTGTCTTTGGGAATAAAAGTGACTTTGCTTCCGACGCCATTATTGAAATCCTCCGCGCTTTACCCCATGATAAACTGGTATCCGCGCTGGTGATTCTAAATGAATACGCCAGGGCAGTCAAAGACTGA
- a CDS encoding WXG100 family type VII secretion target → MALEGILRVTPEQLIQKADSVSAHVSSVQNHLAAMQEAVGRSGGYWNGDAGDMHRRTYEDKHTVLEEILKRLGEHSTDLKLMAQNYLQMEQEAVEMIQELPSDVIS, encoded by the coding sequence ATGGCATTGGAGGGAATACTCAGGGTTACCCCTGAACAATTGATCCAAAAGGCGGATTCTGTATCTGCCCATGTGTCATCTGTACAGAATCATCTGGCAGCTATGCAGGAAGCTGTGGGACGCTCCGGAGGATACTGGAACGGAGACGCGGGTGACATGCATCGGAGAACATATGAAGACAAGCATACTGTGCTGGAAGAGATTCTGAAAAGACTGGGGGAACACAGTACGGATTTAAAGCTTATGGCCCAGAATTATCTCCAGATGGAGCAGGAGGCTGTGGAGATGATACAGGAGCTGCCGTCGGATGTGATCAGCTGA
- the thiH gene encoding 2-iminoacetate synthase ThiH gives MTAGRTNHMEYMGGMEALGSDVMDKVIRDMDRYDYNAFSKSHVLTALSHDIRTPKDFAALLSPAAEPLLEEMAQAAQAETRKHFGNCVNLFTPLYISNYCENHCIYCGFNCHNQIRRARLNAEEIEMEMAAIAKTGLEEILILVGESRGKSDVEYLGEACRIARKFFKMVGLEVYPMNSEEYAYLHECGADHVTVFQETYNSDTYETLHLAGHKRVFPYRFHAQERALLGGMRGVAFGALLGLDDFRKDAFATGMHAWYLQRKYPQAEISFSCPRLRPIINNDKINPKDVHEPQLLQVIMAYRLFMPFAGITISTRERAEFRDHVITIAATKISAGVSTGVGSHVDELEDKGDEQFEISDDRGVEEVYRDVLERGMQPVLNDYVFV, from the coding sequence ATGACTGCAGGAAGAACGAATCATATGGAATATATGGGGGGTATGGAAGCTCTGGGTTCTGATGTAATGGACAAGGTGATCCGGGACATGGACCGTTATGACTACAATGCTTTTTCAAAATCCCATGTGCTTACTGCCCTGTCCCATGATATCCGTACACCTAAAGATTTCGCTGCGCTTTTGTCCCCTGCCGCTGAACCTTTGCTGGAGGAGATGGCACAGGCTGCCCAGGCTGAAACCAGGAAACATTTCGGTAACTGTGTAAATTTGTTTACACCGCTTTATATCTCTAATTACTGTGAAAATCACTGTATCTACTGCGGGTTTAACTGCCATAACCAAATCCGCAGGGCAAGGCTGAACGCTGAAGAAATAGAGATGGAAATGGCGGCCATTGCCAAAACAGGGCTGGAAGAGATTCTTATACTGGTCGGAGAAAGCCGCGGAAAAAGCGATGTGGAGTATTTGGGGGAGGCTTGTAGGATAGCAAGGAAATTTTTTAAGATGGTCGGGCTGGAGGTTTATCCTATGAACAGTGAGGAGTACGCTTATCTCCATGAATGCGGGGCGGATCATGTGACTGTGTTCCAGGAAACCTACAATTCTGATACATATGAAACACTGCATCTGGCCGGACATAAGAGAGTTTTTCCTTATCGCTTTCATGCACAGGAACGGGCGCTGCTGGGCGGGATGAGAGGGGTTGCTTTTGGGGCGCTCCTGGGACTGGATGATTTCAGAAAGGATGCGTTTGCTACCGGGATGCATGCGTGGTATCTGCAGAGGAAGTATCCGCAGGCTGAGATCTCGTTTTCCTGTCCGCGGCTCAGGCCTATTATTAATAATGATAAAATCAATCCGAAAGATGTACATGAACCGCAGCTTCTTCAGGTGATCATGGCTTACAGGCTTTTTATGCCGTTCGCGGGGATCACGATTTCTACCAGGGAAAGAGCTGAGTTCCGGGATCATGTGATCACTATCGCGGCGACTAAGATTTCTGCGGGAGTTAGTACAGGGGTTGGGAGTCATGTGGATGAGTTGGAGGATAAGGGGGATGAGCAGTTTGAGATTTCGGATGACAGGGGGGTTGAGGAGGTCTATCGGGATGTATTGGAGAGGGGGATGCAGCCGGTTTTGAATGATTATGTGTTTGTTTAG